The following coding sequences lie in one Zingiber officinale cultivar Zhangliang chromosome 2B, Zo_v1.1, whole genome shotgun sequence genomic window:
- the LOC122045136 gene encoding 60S ribosomal protein L4-1-like: protein MAAAAVRPLVTVQPLDGDMATDAAATVPLPDVLKAPIRPDVVRFVHANLSKNSRQPYAVSKRAGHQTSAESWGTGRAVSRIPRVPGGGTHRAGQGAFGNMCRGGRMFAPTKIWRRWHRRVNISMRRYAVSSALAATAVPSIVLARGHRIESVPEIPLVVSDSAEGVEKTAAAIKVLKQIGAFPDVEKSKDSQKIRPGKGKMRNRRYVTRKGPLIVYGTEGSKIVKAFRNIPGIDIANVERLNLLKLAPGGHIGRFIIWTKSAFEKLDHVFGTFDKPSEFKKGFLLPRAKMLNPDLSRIINSDEVQSVVRPIKKDAKRRHIKKNPLKNLYTLLKLNPYAKTARRMSLLAEAQRVKAKKEKLDKKRTNLSKEEAAAIKAAGRAWYKTMISDSDYAQFDNFSKWLGVSQ from the exons ATGGCCGCCGCCGCCGTTCGCCCCCTAGTCACGGTCCAGCCCCTCGATGGCGACATGGCTACCGATGCGGCTGCCACTGTCCCGCTCCCCGACGTCCTCAAGGCCCCGATCCGCCCCGACGTCGTCCGGTTCGTCCACGCTAATTTATCGAAGAACAGCCGTCAGCCCTACGCCGTCTCTAAGCGCGCCGGCCACCAGACCTCAGCCGAGTCCTGGGGAACCGGTCGTGCCGTTTCGCGTATTCCTCGAGTTCCTGGTGGAGGCACCCACCGTGCTGGCCAGGGTGCTTTCGGGAACATGTGCCGTGGCGGTCGCATGTTCGCCCCCACCAAGATCTGGCGTCGGTGGCACCGTCGCGTTAACATCAGTATGCGCCGCTACGCTGTGTCTTCCGCCCTTGCTGCCACTGCAGTCCCGTCCATCGTCTTGGCCCGGGGACACCGCATCGAGTCCGTTCCCGAGATCCCTCTCGTGGTCTCTGACTCTGCTGAAGGCGTAGAGAAGACTGCAGCTGCCATCAAGGTACTCAAGCAGATCGGTGCTTTTCCTGATGTCGAGAAGTCTAAGGACAGCCAGAAAATCCGCCCTGGAAAGGGTAAGATGCGAAACCGCCGCTACGTTACACGCAAGGGTCCATTGATTGTCTACGGCACAGAGGGATCGAAGATCGTCAAAGCTTTCCGGAACATCCCTGGTATTGACATTGCTAATGTGGAGCGCCTCAACCTTCTGAAGCTGGCACCGGGAGGCCATATCGGCAGGTTCATCATCTGGACAAAATCTGCCTTTGAGAAGCTGGATCATGTGTTTGGAACCTTTGATAAACCATCTGAGTTTAAGAAAGGGTTTCTCTTGCCACGGGCGAAGATGCTAAATCCTGATCTCTCAAGGATTATTAACTCGGATGAGGTGCAGTCCGTGGTCCGTCCTATCAAAAAGGACGCAAAGAGACGTCATATCAAGAAGAATCCTCTGAAGAATCTCTACACGCTTTTGAAGCTGAACCCTTATGCGAAGACTGCCAGGAGAATGTCTTTGCTTGCAGAAGCTCAACGAGTGAAAGCAAAAAAGGAAAAGCTTGACAAGAAGAGGACAAATCTTTCCAAG GAAGAAGCTGCTGCAATCAAGGCTGCTGGACGGGCGTGGTATAAAACAATGATCTCGGATAGTGATTATGCACAATTCGATAACTTCTCCAAGTGGCTGGGCGTGTCACAGTAA